A segment of the Corylus avellana chromosome ca2, CavTom2PMs-1.0 genome:
CAAGTATTCTATGTAAATAGGTGTGAACGAAAGAGACAAACTAGctactttaaaatttcaaaattaaaaaatgtaagtAAAACAAAGTTTAAAAGATTGAGTTTGTTTCAAAATGATctgaaatctctctctctctctctctatatatatatatatatatatatatatatatattccttttcaTGATGTATTTGatcaataaattatcttttaagATAACATATAATTTGGTAGGAGTTGGAGTTAAGTATGATTAATATTCAATGCTTGTAAGTCCTCTTAAGATGACAAATTCAGTaagaataaacataaaaaaaatatttctttagaCAAAAGTTTCCTACAAACAAATCAGCCTCAAAAAATTATGTGTAGGTTAAGGATGTGCATGCTAATGCTATTAAAAAGGCAAGTGAGAAGCATATATTattaaggaaaaacttcacttaactctTTTGAATTTTCATCACATTTACAATTACCTTTCTGAGGTTCAAAAACactcaatttaatgtatcgaacttttaattttttacaatttcacTAATCCGTTAGGCTTTTCTGGTAAATCCTATCAAAATTTCCAGCATtaccaatattttttattataaaaaaaatgcaaaaatccaGACATGAGTGTTTttgcaaattttattaaatctgAATCAACGCATGATTCTTTGCATttggtattttggtaattttgacaccaCTCATTTATGAGTAAcggaaaaaaaatctaacagaAATGTGCCATTGCTcgcaaaaaaattgaaagtttaatatattaaattaagaattttaaaattttagagaattaattgcaaaaataaCGAAAAGCTCACAAGTTTTTTTCGGTTATTAAACAACATTAAATTCTCACGTATGACtaaatttatttctaaaaaccaatttattgaaaatttctgtccttttttcttctatcaAAGTAATCAAACCATTCTGATTTGTAGGTACGTGGCGTTTTCACATTCAAACTAGCCTTAACGACCCTCCTCCTCAACATGACACGTCACCCCGCCTGCGTCTCTGTCTTTTCCTCTCCACGTTGTGTACGTGCGCGCCATCGACACCACGTCACCACTCTCAGTCAGAACCAGAGCCACCGTGGCCTTCAAAACCAGCAACTGAGGAAGATGTCGCTGCAAGAAGATGAACAAAGGGCGCAAGGCATGGCTGCAGAACCAGACCATCACCGCCgtcctcttcttcctcctcctctttatCTATGTCTTTTTCCACGCCATTCCCTCCGGCGGCTCAGCCCCCTGGCACGCCGATTCGCTTCTTACCGTTTCGCCGAACAGTAGCTCGAATAAACCCCGCGTGAAAGTTTACCTCTATACCCTCCCGAGGAAGTTCACGTACGGCGTCGTCGAGGGGTACTGGACGGCGCGGGGGCACGCCGACGTGGCAGACCGTAAGTACCCGAGTCACCAACACTCTGCCGAGTGGCACTTGCTGCTGGACTTGACCCGGGATGAAAGATACCGGGTCGGGTCGCCTGTCGTGCGGGTCTCGGATCCCGAAGAGGCGGATTTGTTTTACGTGCCGTTCTTCTCGTCGTTGAGCTGGGTCGCGAGCAAGACCCGTTCTCTAAACGGGTCGGTTCGGCCGACGAAGCCCTGGGACGCGGAGGCCCAGGAGGAGTTGGTGGCGTGGTTGGAGGAGCAGGAGCAGTGGAGGAGGAGTAAGGGGCGGGACCACGTGATGGTTTGCCAGAACCCGAACGCGCTGCGGCGGGTGAAGGAACGGGTCAAGAATGCGGTGTGGTTGGTGTCGGATTCCCGGCGGGTCAGACCACACCACGCGTCGTTGGCCAAGGACGTGGTCGTGCCGTACTCGCATCGGATTAGCTCGTACCGTGGAGGTATCGGCGTTCAGAATCGGAAAAAGTTGTTGTTCTTCATGGGCAATCGGTTTCGCCCAGGGGTAATTATTTCTGAATATtctatttagttaattaatcttattgtttttttttttaattgattgttgcggtttttttttttttttttttcaatatgatTCTTGcgttttttttaattgattgttcATGGAGGAATTCCCAAAGgacatgtgatttgaaaagatcatttaaatttcaaaatctctcaatttcactaaaaaactttcaatttgatgtagTCTACCCAATTCAGTCAGTTTTTAgacgttaaaagtgatgaaatgacctttatacccttGCAACTGTCATAATTCCAAATTcacctttaatttcaaattgaaaaaataaaataaaataaaataaattaaagggtaatttggACTTTTTAGTGGTTTCCGTTAGGGTTTAACTGTAAAAATTGACTGAGAGCCCCTACCATGCGGTTGGTGCATAAAATGCCAATTTTACAACCTCAATACATTTTTGACACCTAAGCTAAACTCATCTTAAATAATAAGATTGAAAACATAGGATTATTTTGCAGCCCCTTCTTCTTTAGATGTTCTCAAAATAGAagcctctttcttcttcatcccCGGCCAAACCCAGTCGGAAAACGTAgcccctttcttcttcatcgcCAGCCAAACCCATTTGGAAAACGCAGCCCGTTTCTTCTTCATTGCCGGCCAAACCCATCCGGAAAACGCAATCGGAAAACGCAAACCCAATCTCAAAATCAAATTCTAATGCCTAAAAAATCGATTATAATGcctaaaaaatcaattctaatacttcaaaacttatttttttgattcaaaactaaatccTAAAGGGGAAGGTTAATtctttagggattttatcacctTAAAGGGATCCACcatatctctctttctctgttaaatgacaagaataaagaagaagaagaaatgagagAGGAGTTGTCggaaggaaggaagaaatgagagagaagaagaaatgaaaggaagaagaaagaaataaggaaaaatctagtgttttaggCTGTAGAAtagttttgtgcattttttgtgCTTTAGGTGATGTGTCAATCTCCTATTGGGGCTGCAAAAGACCACTTTTGTGCCATGACTGCATTGAAGTTAAATTCTTTCTCAAAACGCATTGTAATTTTAGGCTcggctcaatgtattttgggAGCTTAGGCGAAACTTTGAAATTgggtcttatttttttaaaaaagtaaaaaaataaaaaaataatattaatattaaatttttatttaaaaatcattcttctcgCTTTCTGAGATGCAAAATtattgattaagtttttatattcaagattttctaacatctttttttttttatcaattgataatatggctgATCCATTTAATCtttcttgtgacattgttgatcttaagtaggattttatcaattttaattttgaaaaacttctttttgcagaagcaactgtaacaggtattgtcaataaaattctataagcgatacatgcatttggaaaatatagtctttttatataatttaatatgtcaattggagcactttcttctatttgtaaaatttcttttaaaacttttagttctgaaaataaatttaaaccatCAAGATCATGTTTTAGGAAACCTTCTAGAAtaagacatttattttgcaaaccatcatcatctagtgattttaatttcttaaaattaaataaaaaaccaaaaatatttttgtatatttgaaattattcaaacctactttgaattgaagaaataacttgatctactatatataagaagtaatcaattctaaaagattcTTCATCAAATTGTGTTGTCTCGTCATTAGCATTCTCATCAatattttgatgaatttcttattcatttatgagtttttcaacTAAATTAtcctaaatatatttttttttattgctaataacaaatttatttagagctcctctttgagattcaatcaatttgtctacttttctctctctctctctttggaagtttttcatatctagacatgtttaattaaaaatattaacaaattaaacaaacacgatttatcaaaaaaaattatgactatagtaaaataaatcataaaaatagaacaataaaacttGATTTAGCAAAGGATTATGAAGCAGTTCTTGGAGACTCGGAGAGGAAGGGAAAATTAGCAGTTTATCACTTAGCAGATAGGCAAAGAGAAGAGAAACTCAAAAAAAGGGTGAGCAAAAACGAGAGGCAGACAGAGAGTTGTATTTAAAATGCCCAAAGTAGCCAACATTATACTCTATAGAGTCTATACTTTTGGCTGTTGCCCATCCCTAGATAATATAATaggaaataaattaataatattttatttgtaatgatgaGAATTTCTCACCAAATTCTCACCATTTATaataaattggtttttttttttttcctttacttaTTTCTAGAATTTATAATGGACTTATTAattggggccttattaaattgaggccttaaattttgattttttttttttttggtcttattaaaaaaaattgggccttacatttttttgaaccttttttttttgcctttttaaatTGAGGCCTTATTTATATTACTTATTTATCGTGATTAGAGGCtttaagtttttatgaaaaaaaaaaaaaaaaattgggccttaaattttttttttagtccaaaattttttttttgtcctaatttttttttttggggccttattaaattgggagCCCTAGGCGAGGACCTAACTCACCTAGGGCTTGAGCCGGTCCTGTGTAATTCAAAGGTACTCAGTAAAGTTattcatttgttttattttgttttttaaaagagtTTTGTAATTTGCTTTGAAACGTATATTGGCTAGTTCTAAGTATCTATTTGGTTAACTGACAATTGAAAAGAGTTCTCAACATTTAAACGGTGAAAGGggttttacaatatttttttttgttgcataaAAGCGAAATTAAAGTACTTGACAAacagaaattaaacaaaatacaaaacaacaaTATCTTTGACATTCTATTCTTCTGATCTCAGTTGACCTCCATGTTTAAGCACATTCCTCTGTTTCCATAGCTTATAAACAAGAGTTCCCAAACTAAGCTTGAAACTACAACGGAAAAGCAAATGAATACGGCTTTCCAAACAGCTCCTAATTGTTTACAGTGATGAAGATAActaaattgatgtaaaaaattcTTTGAAGGAATGAATTATTGAACACTAGATGATTTGAATAGGAAATTATTATGTATGAATCTCATCAAAGTGAAGTGGTTTGCACTTATAGCTTCCATTCAGACAGTTTTGTCATCCCGTGCTTAACGATGTACCATTTGGCTGATTCGGCTAGAGTTCGGACATTGCCTTTTGTGGCGTctttagagggaaaaaaatgatagaaCTTTTGAGGATCTCGAGAGGATGTCGGTGGAGCTTAAATTCTTTTCCTTCATACTTTTTATATTTGGACAGCTGCGTTTTTAGCTCTTTTTATGCTTAGGTACATAGGttgtgctttttgtttttaatgatattttgattgcatataaaaaaacaagTTAGATTTGCAACACCTTAGATAAATCAAATTGGTAGTTGTTTTTGTCCATTGATGCTAGGATTGAAAGAAAATCTAGGAAACACTTGATTCTGGCCACAAACTTGATAGAATTTGAGAAGCACTG
Coding sequences within it:
- the LOC132172526 gene encoding probable arabinosyltransferase ARAD1; translated protein: MNKGRKAWLQNQTITAVLFFLLLFIYVFFHAIPSGGSAPWHADSLLTVSPNSSSNKPRVKVYLYTLPRKFTYGVVEGYWTARGHADVADRKYPSHQHSAEWHLLLDLTRDERYRVGSPVVRVSDPEEADLFYVPFFSSLSWVASKTRSLNGSVRPTKPWDAEAQEELVAWLEEQEQWRRSKGRDHVMVCQNPNALRRVKERVKNAVWLVSDSRRVRPHHASLAKDVVVPYSHRISSYRGGIGVQNRKKLLFFMGNRFRPGVGEVRELLFQALENEEDVIMKYGAPSQLTQPLASQGMHSSKFCLHPAGSTPASCRLFDAIHSLCIPVIVSDTIELPFEDVIDYRKIAIFVQSTYAVKRGFLVTMLRNVTTQRILEYQQELKLVRRYFDYRDRNGPVNEIWRQVSQKLPLIKLMKNRDRRLAMMRVIEPDCSCICSNHTGVITTL